In a genomic window of Bradyrhizobium sp. LLZ17:
- a CDS encoding SOS response-associated peptidase, producing MCGRFVITSAPAALRQLFGYIEQPNFPPRYNVAPTQPIPVVLVENGARHFRLMRWGLLPTWAKDPRGFTLLINARSETVLDKPAFKNAIRRRRGVIPADGYYEWKAVDGRKQPFFIHRADGAPLGFAAIFETWAGPNGEEVDTVAIVTAAASEDLAALHDRVPVTISPRDLERWLDTRGDEIDAVLPLMTAPRIGEFAWHPVSTRVNRVANDDEQLLLPISAEEMEVEALKPKKVMRKAAAGSADDGQGSLF from the coding sequence ATGTGTGGACGCTTCGTCATAACTTCGGCCCCCGCGGCTTTACGGCAACTGTTTGGCTATATCGAGCAGCCGAATTTCCCGCCCCGGTACAATGTGGCCCCGACACAACCGATTCCAGTCGTGCTGGTCGAGAACGGCGCTCGCCATTTCCGCCTGATGCGCTGGGGCTTGCTGCCGACCTGGGCCAAGGATCCCCGCGGCTTTACCTTGCTGATCAACGCCCGCTCCGAGACGGTGCTGGACAAGCCCGCGTTCAAGAACGCCATTCGCCGGCGCCGCGGCGTGATCCCGGCCGACGGCTATTACGAGTGGAAGGCCGTCGACGGCCGCAAGCAGCCCTTCTTCATCCATCGCGCCGACGGCGCGCCGCTCGGCTTCGCTGCGATTTTCGAGACTTGGGCCGGGCCGAACGGCGAGGAGGTCGACACGGTCGCAATCGTCACGGCGGCGGCGAGCGAGGATCTCGCCGCGCTGCATGACCGCGTGCCCGTGACCATCAGCCCGCGCGATCTCGAACGTTGGCTCGACACCCGCGGCGACGAGATCGATGCGGTCCTGCCGCTGATGACCGCGCCGCGCATCGGCGAATTCGCCTGGCACCCCGTGTCCACCCGCGTCAACCGTGTCGCCAATGACGACGAGCAGCTATTGCTGCCGATCAGCGCGGAGGAGATGGAGGTCGAGGCGTTGAAGCCGAAGAAGGTGATGCGCAAGGCGGCAGCCGGTTCGGCGGATGACGGGCAGGGGTCGCTGTTTTAG
- a CDS encoding NUDIX hydrolase — MAPVVQPSHPQLAVSAAIFRDGKVLLVRRARSPAKGFYSLPGGRVEFGESLQQALAREVDEETGLGIEIIGLAGWREVLPAAPGAGHYLIMSFAARWTAREPVLNDELDDVRWVAPDALASLGDLQLTGGLEEVIQSAHRLIAP, encoded by the coding sequence ATGGCCCCGGTCGTCCAGCCCAGCCATCCCCAGCTCGCCGTCTCGGCCGCCATTTTTCGTGACGGCAAAGTGCTGCTGGTCCGCCGTGCCCGCTCGCCCGCAAAGGGGTTTTATTCGCTCCCCGGCGGCCGGGTCGAGTTCGGCGAATCGCTGCAGCAGGCGCTGGCGCGCGAGGTCGATGAGGAGACGGGGCTCGGCATCGAGATCATCGGCCTTGCCGGCTGGCGTGAGGTGCTGCCGGCCGCACCCGGCGCCGGCCATTACCTGATCATGTCCTTTGCCGCTCGCTGGACGGCCAGGGAGCCGGTCCTGAACGACGAGCTCGACGATGTCCGCTGGGTCGCACCGGACGCACTGGCCAGCCTGGGCGACCTCCAGCTGACGGGGGGCCTCGAGGAGGTCATCCAGTCCGCCCACCGCCTGATCGCACCCTGA
- a CDS encoding TIGR02301 family protein, which translates to MSTRFLAIFALILACASAPARAQDVAAPFDADLQRLAEILGGLHYLRGICGSNEGNKWRSEMQALIDAETPAGERRTRMIAGFNRGYNGFQQTYRSCTPAATVAIRRYIEEGSKISRDLTARYAN; encoded by the coding sequence ATGTCCACGCGATTTCTGGCCATTTTTGCCCTGATTCTCGCCTGCGCCTCCGCGCCCGCCCGGGCCCAGGACGTGGCGGCGCCGTTCGACGCCGATTTGCAACGGTTGGCCGAGATCCTGGGCGGCCTGCATTATCTGCGCGGCATCTGCGGCTCCAACGAAGGCAACAAATGGCGCAGCGAGATGCAGGCATTGATCGATGCCGAAACGCCCGCCGGCGAGCGCCGCACCCGCATGATCGCCGGCTTCAACCGCGGCTATAACGGCTTTCAGCAGACCTACCGGAGCTGCACGCCGGCCGCGACCGTCGCAATCCGCCGCTACATCGAAGAAGGCTCGAAGATTTCTCGGGATCTCACGGCGCGTTACGCGAACTGA
- a CDS encoding cupredoxin domain-containing protein has protein sequence MPGRLSSMMTAIVFATMLVPAHAATIQITMENLEISPAEVSVKVGDTIEWINKDVFAHTATARNGDFDVNLPAKKSATTVVKKVGTVEYYCRFHPNMKATLKVEP, from the coding sequence ATGCCGGGACGGTTGTCTTCGATGATGACAGCGATCGTGTTCGCAACGATGCTCGTCCCGGCACACGCCGCGACAATTCAGATCACGATGGAGAATCTGGAGATATCGCCGGCCGAAGTCTCGGTGAAGGTCGGCGATACGATCGAGTGGATCAACAAGGACGTCTTCGCCCACACCGCAACCGCGAGGAACGGCGATTTCGACGTGAACCTGCCGGCGAAGAAATCAGCGACGACGGTCGTGAAGAAGGTGGGGACGGTCGAATACTACTGTCGCTTTCATCCCAATATGAAAGCGACGCTCAAGGTCGAGCCGTAA
- a CDS encoding DUF4142 domain-containing protein: MFVRWSAAIAAVALLSSPALAQGAKPSDPQIAHIAYTAGVIDINAAKQAVKKAKNKDVKAFAEDMLRDHEAVNKQALALVKRLNVTPEDNDTSRALSKQASDKLAELDKLDGAAFDKAYVANEVAYHKTVNGALETQLIPSASNPELKSLLQTGLKIFQGHEQHAEHVAAELK, encoded by the coding sequence ATGTTCGTTCGATGGAGCGCAGCGATTGCTGCAGTCGCCCTTTTGTCCAGCCCTGCGCTCGCGCAAGGCGCTAAGCCGAGCGATCCGCAGATCGCGCACATCGCCTACACCGCAGGGGTGATCGACATCAATGCCGCCAAGCAGGCGGTGAAGAAAGCCAAGAACAAGGACGTCAAGGCCTTCGCCGAGGACATGCTGCGCGATCACGAGGCGGTCAACAAGCAGGCGCTCGCGCTGGTCAAGAGGCTCAATGTCACGCCCGAGGACAATGACACCAGCCGCGCGCTGTCGAAGCAGGCGAGCGACAAGCTCGCCGAGCTCGACAAGCTGGACGGCGCAGCGTTCGACAAGGCCTATGTCGCCAATGAGGTCGCCTACCACAAGACGGTCAACGGCGCGCTGGAGACCCAGCTCATTCCCTCGGCCAGCAATCCAGAGCTGAAGAGCCTGCTGCAGACGGGCTTGAAGATCTTCCAGGGGCATGAGCAGCACGCCGAGCATGTCGCGGCCGAGCTGAAATAG